In a genomic window of Dyadobacter fermentans DSM 18053:
- a CDS encoding response regulator — protein MEKKKIMIVDDDSRNIFALKATLKAKGFECISCSGAPEALDILRTDVPVHAVLIDMMMPEMDGYEAIPLIKNLESRHSLPVIAVTAQAMVGDREKCLEAGADDYISKPIDVDKLLRILSNI, from the coding sequence ATGGAAAAGAAAAAGATCATGATCGTCGACGATGATTCCCGGAACATCTTCGCGCTTAAAGCCACCCTGAAAGCAAAGGGTTTCGAGTGCATATCGTGCTCCGGGGCGCCGGAAGCGCTGGATATCCTGCGGACGGACGTGCCGGTACATGCCGTGCTCATCGACATGATGATGCCCGAAATGGACGGTTACGAAGCCATTCCTTTGATCAAAAACCTCGAAAGCAGGCATTCTTTGCCCGTAATCGCCGTTACCGCGCAGGCAATGGTGGGCGACCGCGAGAAATGCCTCGAAGCGGGAGCCGACGATTATATTTCCAAACCGATCGATGTCGACAAACTATTGAGGATACTTAGCAATATCTGA
- a CDS encoding response regulator, whose amino-acid sequence MILIVDDRPENILPLKKILELHNFKTDTAGSGEEALKKVLKTTYSVIILDVQMPGMDGFEVAEAIAGFGKARDTPIIFLSAVNKEKKFITRGYTSGGIDYLTKPVDPDILLLKVKTFYRLFEQQQELKAIQESLRQEIDTRKHAQEELAARADELRFILESLPQIAFTIRTDGKIEYVNKHWFQYSPDAATFPETHPDDRSYDLWKEHFKNNFEFSVETRLKQLGSGLYRYFLLKIIPVLQNGTVVRWVGTFTDIHQQKMANEVLEHKVEVRTKELTDKNSELETTNHELQQFAWVVSHDLKEPLRKIQTFSHLIKDKYLTGNDEAISYLNRSISSSARMSRLISDLLDYSRLSVTAHFQPTDLNALVEELLADFDETIREKRGSIRKDHLPVVETIPSQIRQVFQNLISNALKFSRPEIAPVIDICYETIGEKDVDGPALPGGPYCRITIADNGIGFDEKFLDRIFVIFQRLNNMNAYEGTGIGLAIAKKIMDKHNGLISARSIENQGSEFVLVLPFSQEHVLAPIKTDN is encoded by the coding sequence ATGATCCTAATTGTCGACGACAGGCCGGAAAACATTCTACCGCTTAAAAAAATCCTGGAACTCCACAATTTCAAAACGGACACTGCCGGTTCGGGTGAGGAAGCTTTGAAAAAAGTCCTCAAAACGACTTATTCGGTGATTATCCTGGATGTGCAAATGCCGGGAATGGATGGTTTCGAAGTGGCGGAAGCCATTGCAGGTTTTGGAAAAGCGCGCGATACGCCCATCATTTTCCTGTCGGCCGTTAATAAGGAAAAGAAGTTTATCACCAGAGGCTACACATCGGGCGGGATCGATTACCTCACCAAGCCCGTCGACCCGGATATTCTTTTATTAAAAGTGAAAACATTCTACCGGCTTTTTGAGCAGCAGCAGGAACTGAAAGCGATCCAGGAATCGCTGCGCCAGGAGATCGATACCCGCAAGCATGCGCAGGAAGAACTGGCGGCGCGAGCGGATGAGCTGCGTTTTATTCTCGAATCCCTGCCGCAAATCGCCTTCACGATCCGGACCGACGGTAAGATTGAATATGTAAACAAGCATTGGTTCCAATATTCCCCCGACGCCGCCACATTCCCGGAAACGCATCCCGACGACCGGAGCTACGATCTTTGGAAAGAACATTTCAAAAACAATTTCGAATTTTCGGTAGAAACCAGGCTGAAACAACTTGGATCGGGGCTATACCGGTATTTCCTGCTCAAAATCATCCCTGTCCTGCAAAATGGAACGGTTGTACGCTGGGTGGGCACTTTCACGGACATTCATCAGCAGAAAATGGCCAATGAGGTGCTGGAACATAAGGTGGAGGTCCGTACCAAAGAACTTACCGATAAAAATTCGGAGCTCGAAACGACCAACCACGAGTTGCAGCAATTCGCCTGGGTGGTATCGCACGATTTGAAGGAGCCGCTGCGTAAGATTCAGACATTCAGCCATTTGATCAAGGACAAATACCTGACCGGAAACGACGAGGCAATTTCTTATCTCAACCGGTCGATCAGCTCTTCGGCGCGTATGTCGCGGCTGATCAGCGACCTGCTGGATTATTCGCGCCTGTCGGTAACGGCGCATTTCCAGCCTACCGACCTGAATGCGCTGGTGGAAGAGCTGCTCGCGGATTTCGACGAAACCATTCGCGAGAAACGGGGAAGCATCCGCAAAGATCACCTCCCGGTAGTGGAAACGATCCCGAGCCAGATCCGCCAGGTGTTTCAGAACCTGATCAGCAATGCATTGAAATTTTCGAGACCGGAGATCGCACCGGTAATTGATATATGCTACGAGACGATCGGCGAGAAAGATGTCGACGGCCCTGCATTGCCGGGCGGGCCCTATTGCAGGATCACGATCGCAGACAATGGCATCGGGTTCGACGAGAAGTTCCTCGACCGGATTTTCGTCATTTTCCAGCGGCTTAATAATATGAATGCTTACGAAGGGACCGGCATCGGCCTGGCAATCGCGAAGAAGATCATGGATAAGCACAATGGCCTCATATCCGCCCGGAGCATTGAAAACCAGGGTTCCGAGTTTGTACTTGTGCTGCCATTCAGCCAGGAGCACGTGCTGGCACCCATTAAAACCGATAATTAG
- a CDS encoding CheR family methyltransferase: MIEEEDIDLLLNDMYDLYGYDFTRYSRASLKRRIVRLCSLDKFPSFAELRYRVRNDPSYLKRFVEEITVNVTEMFRDPAFYKSLREEVLPVLGTKPFIRIWHAGCSTGEEVYSMAILLKEANLLRRSLLYATDLNPSVLEKVRKGIFPLALMKQYSESYMASGGSKDFSSYYTAQYGQAKFDNELSEKIIISTHNLVSDSSFNEFDLILCRNVLIYFDKDLQDRVLKLFDASLGTLGYLALGTKETLKFSAVQHKFKQLNREKIWKKIM, encoded by the coding sequence ATGATTGAAGAGGAAGACATCGACCTTTTGCTGAATGACATGTACGACCTGTACGGCTACGATTTCACGCGGTATTCGCGCGCGTCGCTCAAACGCAGGATCGTGCGCCTTTGCTCCCTCGACAAGTTTCCCAGCTTTGCGGAACTGCGTTACCGCGTGCGCAACGACCCCTCCTACCTGAAACGGTTCGTGGAGGAAATCACCGTGAATGTGACCGAAATGTTCCGTGACCCGGCATTTTACAAGTCGTTACGCGAGGAAGTTCTTCCCGTGCTCGGGACGAAGCCGTTCATCAGGATCTGGCACGCGGGCTGCTCAACGGGCGAAGAGGTGTATTCGATGGCGATATTGCTCAAAGAAGCCAATCTGCTGCGCCGTTCGCTGCTATACGCGACGGACCTCAATCCGAGCGTGCTGGAAAAAGTGCGGAAAGGCATTTTCCCGCTCGCTTTGATGAAACAATACTCTGAAAGCTACATGGCCTCGGGCGGCAGCAAAGATTTTTCGAGCTATTATACGGCACAATACGGGCAGGCGAAATTCGACAACGAACTGTCGGAAAAGATCATCATTTCGACGCATAACCTGGTGTCCGACAGCTCCTTCAACGAATTCGACCTCATCCTTTGCCGCAACGTGCTCATTTACTTCGACAAGGATTTGCAGGACAGGGTGCTCAAACTTTTCGACGCAAGTCTCGGAACGCTTGGTTACCTTGCATTGGGAACAAAAGAAACATTGAAATTCTCGGCCGTACAACACAAGTTCAAGCAACTGAACCGGGAAAAAATATGGAAGAAAATCATGTAA
- a CDS encoding chemotaxis protein CheB, translating to MEENHVKHACQLLLIGGSAGSLEVLFKLFPLLRADLPFPVALVLHRRNSGDSSLSDLLASKTLNPTHEVEDKEPVEPGTIYLAPADYHLLFEHDRTFSLDYSEKIHFSRPSIDVTFESASEVYGAGLVALLLSGANEDGTAGLQAVQREGGRAVVQNPETAQMPFMPNHAITHMAVDHVLDIVGMANFINALE from the coding sequence ATGGAAGAAAATCATGTAAAACACGCCTGCCAGCTTCTGCTGATCGGCGGCTCGGCCGGCAGCCTTGAAGTTCTCTTCAAACTCTTTCCGCTGCTGCGCGCTGATTTGCCGTTTCCCGTGGCCCTGGTACTGCACCGCCGCAACTCGGGCGACTCGTCGCTGTCCGATCTGCTCGCTTCCAAAACCCTGAACCCCACCCACGAGGTAGAAGATAAAGAGCCGGTAGAGCCCGGGACCATTTACCTCGCGCCGGCGGATTACCATTTGCTTTTCGAACACGACCGCACATTCTCGCTCGACTACTCCGAGAAAATCCATTTCAGTAGGCCCAGCATCGACGTCACCTTCGAATCGGCGTCGGAAGTGTATGGCGCGGGGCTTGTAGCGCTCCTGCTCTCGGGGGCCAATGAAGACGGTACCGCGGGCCTGCAAGCCGTGCAACGGGAGGGCGGCAGAGCGGTGGTTCAAAACCCCGAAACCGCGCAAATGCCCTTCATGCCTAACCACGCCATTACGCACATGGCCGTCGACCACGTTCTCGACATTGTCGGAATGGCCAATTTCATCAACGCGCTGGAATAG
- a CDS encoding response regulator, producing the protein MKKVSNSIIQQLQIVFSFSILLLFFSLLASYYSTQKLINNSELVNHTNEVLIEAEAIISHMKDAETGQRGFLITADPQFLTPYEGAYEKTTDSYNNLLELTADNPVQQKNLREVKALYEAKFGQMQNIIDMARKNSNFVEDTESRLREMIRGKKIMDDLRLSTDRIKEEESNVLKERLEQQQIYIKYTPILLVAAALISILITISSYLRIRTDIGKRLAQQQLDEEKYTETLRRIGHIERVTQRVSDGDYSARSTDETDDELGRISTALNAMAGSLEQTFSDLSIQNWLQAGEVQVNDAIRGERVLKKLASNLINTLAAYSGANLGTIYILDSDWKFSLAGSFAVQDAPQSVLVGHGLAGQVIVAKKPLLVRDLPDNYLKVKSSLGEASPEALAILPLVYSYECIGVVELGFLKAPEELTMRFLEENLETMASGVNSALDYVKLQNFLEETQAQAEELQTQHNELENLNAELEAQSQKLQASEEELRVQQEELQQTNGELEERSGLLEEKNLEILKKAEELELTTRYKSEFLANMSHELRTPLNSILLLSRLLAENDDKNLTSEQIEYATVIQSSGNGLLGLIDEILDLSKIEAGKMELDYVPVSVKEICDDMKGLFAPVAREKGLDFSVAIGNGVPPVIETDKMRMEQILKNLVSNALKFTSQGSVGITVKLQEGNDRMLCFVVRDTGIGVAPEKQQHIFEAFQQADGSTKRKYGGTGLGLSISRELAKLLGGEISLTSVVNEGSEFTLFVPIKPTYVAAEPETGNLFGVHQEEPASQAAPKVQSRFISTVIPESIPDDRALVTEADKTILIVEDDTFFAKSLLDYTRKQGYKGIVSVRGDEGLELARTFKPMGILLDIQLPVLSGWEVMDQLKNDPETRHIPVHIMSSHRMKNESLQKGAIDFIDKPVAIEKMDEIFRKIEYVISKKSKKVLIVEDNSMHAKALAYFLGTFEIHSELKSDIHEGIQALSGNEVDCVILDMGIPDKKAYDMLEEAKKNPGFEHIPIIIFTGKSLSMTEELRIKQYADSIIVKTAHSYQRMLDEVSLFLHVVEENKKNVRQNTEARKLGGLGEILNNKTVLIADDDVRNIFSLSKSLENYKMNVLTALDGKEALQKLQENPSVDVVLLDMMMPQMDGYETAKRIRENPQWRNLPVIAVTAKAMTGDREKCINAGASDYITKPVDIDQLMSLLRVWLYEKY; encoded by the coding sequence ATGAAGAAAGTTTCCAATTCGATCATCCAGCAGTTACAGATCGTCTTTTCATTTTCTATCCTGCTCCTGTTTTTCAGCCTCCTGGCGTCGTATTACAGTACGCAAAAGCTGATCAACAACTCTGAGCTGGTAAACCATACCAATGAGGTACTCATCGAGGCCGAGGCCATTATTTCGCACATGAAAGATGCGGAAACCGGCCAGCGTGGATTCCTCATCACCGCCGACCCGCAGTTTCTGACACCTTATGAGGGTGCCTACGAGAAAACGACCGACAGCTACAACAACCTGCTCGAACTCACCGCCGATAATCCGGTTCAGCAAAAGAACCTGCGCGAGGTGAAAGCCCTGTACGAAGCCAAGTTCGGACAGATGCAGAACATCATCGACATGGCTCGTAAAAACTCCAATTTCGTGGAAGACACCGAGTCGAGGCTGCGCGAGATGATCCGGGGCAAAAAGATCATGGACGACCTCCGCCTGTCCACCGACCGCATCAAGGAAGAAGAAAGCAATGTGCTCAAAGAACGGCTTGAACAGCAGCAGATTTACATTAAATACACTCCTATCCTGCTCGTAGCGGCGGCCCTGATCTCGATCCTGATCACAATCTCGTCCTACCTGCGCATTCGCACGGACATTGGCAAGCGACTCGCCCAGCAGCAGCTCGACGAGGAAAAATATACCGAAACGCTGCGCCGCATCGGCCATATCGAGCGCGTTACCCAGCGGGTGTCGGATGGCGATTACTCTGCCAGAAGCACGGACGAAACCGACGACGAGCTCGGGCGCATTTCCACGGCATTGAATGCCATGGCCGGCTCGCTCGAACAGACATTCAGCGACCTCAGCATTCAGAACTGGCTGCAAGCCGGTGAAGTGCAGGTCAACGACGCCATCCGCGGCGAGCGTGTCCTTAAAAAGCTGGCCAGCAACCTGATCAACACGCTGGCGGCCTATTCGGGCGCGAACCTCGGCACGATCTACATTCTCGATTCGGATTGGAAATTCAGTCTGGCGGGCAGCTTCGCGGTACAGGATGCGCCGCAAAGCGTGCTGGTGGGTCACGGCCTCGCGGGCCAGGTGATTGTGGCAAAAAAACCATTGCTTGTGCGTGATTTGCCCGATAATTATCTCAAAGTAAAATCCAGCCTCGGCGAAGCCAGTCCGGAAGCGCTGGCCATTTTGCCGCTTGTTTACTCCTATGAATGCATTGGTGTGGTCGAGCTCGGGTTCCTGAAAGCACCGGAGGAACTGACGATGCGTTTCCTGGAAGAAAACCTCGAAACGATGGCGAGCGGTGTCAACTCGGCATTGGATTATGTGAAACTGCAAAACTTCCTGGAAGAGACGCAGGCGCAGGCCGAAGAACTGCAAACACAGCACAACGAACTCGAAAACCTGAATGCGGAACTCGAAGCGCAATCGCAGAAATTGCAGGCGTCGGAAGAGGAGCTGCGGGTGCAGCAGGAGGAATTGCAGCAGACCAACGGGGAGCTCGAAGAGCGTAGCGGCCTGCTGGAAGAGAAGAATCTGGAAATACTGAAAAAAGCGGAGGAACTGGAACTTACTACGCGCTATAAGTCTGAATTCCTGGCAAATATGTCGCACGAATTGCGCACGCCGCTGAATTCGATCCTGCTGCTGAGCAGGCTGCTGGCCGAAAATGACGATAAGAACCTGACCTCCGAGCAGATCGAATATGCAACGGTGATCCAGTCGTCCGGCAATGGCCTGCTGGGCCTGATCGACGAAATCCTGGACCTTTCGAAGATCGAAGCGGGGAAAATGGAGCTCGATTACGTGCCGGTGTCGGTAAAGGAAATCTGCGACGATATGAAGGGCCTTTTTGCGCCCGTCGCCCGCGAAAAGGGGCTCGACTTCTCGGTAGCGATCGGAAACGGCGTGCCGCCGGTGATCGAAACAGACAAGATGCGCATGGAGCAGATCTTGAAAAACCTGGTTTCCAATGCATTGAAATTCACCTCGCAGGGTTCGGTGGGCATTACCGTGAAATTGCAGGAAGGCAACGACAGAATGCTGTGCTTCGTCGTCCGCGACACGGGCATAGGCGTGGCGCCGGAAAAGCAGCAGCACATTTTTGAGGCATTCCAGCAGGCCGACGGCTCCACGAAGCGCAAATACGGTGGCACCGGCCTGGGCTTGTCGATCAGCCGCGAGCTGGCCAAGTTGCTGGGCGGGGAAATATCGCTCACGAGCGTGGTGAACGAAGGCAGCGAGTTTACACTATTTGTGCCAATAAAGCCCACCTATGTTGCTGCGGAGCCTGAAACGGGTAATCTTTTCGGCGTTCACCAGGAAGAACCGGCCAGCCAGGCCGCTCCAAAAGTACAAAGCCGGTTTATCAGCACGGTGATTCCCGAAAGCATTCCCGACGACCGCGCATTGGTAACCGAGGCCGATAAAACGATCCTGATCGTCGAAGACGACACGTTTTTTGCCAAATCACTCCTCGACTACACGCGGAAGCAGGGCTACAAAGGTATCGTGTCCGTGCGCGGCGATGAAGGACTGGAACTTGCCAGGACGTTCAAGCCGATGGGTATTTTGCTCGACATTCAACTGCCCGTCCTGAGCGGCTGGGAAGTGATGGACCAGCTCAAAAACGACCCGGAAACGCGGCATATTCCCGTTCACATCATGTCGTCGCACCGGATGAAAAACGAGAGCCTTCAAAAAGGAGCGATCGACTTCATCGACAAGCCGGTGGCGATCGAGAAAATGGACGAGATTTTCAGGAAGATCGAATATGTGATCAGCAAAAAATCTAAAAAGGTGCTGATCGTGGAAGATAACTCCATGCATGCGAAGGCATTGGCCTACTTCCTGGGCACATTTGAGATCCATTCGGAACTGAAAAGCGATATCCATGAAGGCATTCAGGCATTGTCCGGCAATGAGGTCGACTGTGTGATCCTCGACATGGGTATTCCCGACAAGAAAGCCTACGATATGCTGGAAGAAGCCAAAAAGAACCCCGGCTTCGAACACATTCCGATCATTATCTTCACCGGAAAAAGCCTCTCGATGACCGAAGAGCTGCGGATCAAGCAATATGCAGATTCGATCATCGTCAAAACGGCGCATTCTTACCAGCGCATGCTCGACGAGGTATCGCTCTTCCTGCACGTGGTGGAAGAGAATAAGAAGAACGTTCGCCAGAATACCGAAGCGCGTAAGCTGGGCGGCCTCGGTGAGATATTGAACAACAAAACAGTGCTCATTGCCGATGACGACGTGCGGAACATCTTCTCGCTTTCGAAATCATTGGAAAACTATAAAATGAACGTCCTGACGGCCCTTGATGGCAAGGAGGCCCTGCAAAAACTGCAAGAAAACCCCAGTGTGGACGTGGTGCTGCTCGACATGATGATGCCGCAAATGGACGGTTATGAAACCGCCAAGCGCATCCGTGAAAACCCGCAATGGCGCAACCTTCCCGTGATCGCGGTAACAGCCAAAGCAATGACCGGCGACCGTGAGAAGTGTATCAATGCGGGCGCTTCCGATTACATTACCAAGCCTGTGGACATCGACCAGCTGATGTCGCTGCTGCGGGTGTGGCTTTACGAAAAATACTGA
- a CDS encoding DUF983 domain-containing protein: MAKPNKIYSVLFNKCPRCGEGDFFVTKSAYNLRNFDKMNRYCPHCGADLVPEPGFYQGALYISYALYVAFMVIYFLIFVNFFREYLDYFLASIIPMLVILTPLFYRMARRTWLALFIKPVSSEERSA, translated from the coding sequence ATGGCAAAGCCCAATAAAATATACAGCGTTTTATTCAACAAATGTCCGCGGTGCGGCGAGGGCGACTTCTTTGTCACCAAAAGTGCCTATAATCTGCGGAATTTCGATAAAATGAACCGCTACTGCCCGCATTGCGGTGCCGACCTCGTGCCCGAGCCCGGTTTTTACCAGGGAGCACTGTACATCAGCTACGCGCTTTACGTGGCGTTTATGGTGATTTACTTCCTGATTTTCGTGAATTTCTTCCGGGAATACCTCGATTACTTCCTCGCAAGCATCATCCCGATGCTCGTGATCCTGACTCCGCTCTTCTACCGCATGGCGCGGCGGACGTGGCTCGCATTGTTTATCAAGCCGGTGTCGTCTGAGGAGCGGTCGGCTTAG
- the glgX gene encoding glycogen debranching protein GlgX: MKKIANKKLVDQSKENDLTVYPGEPYPLGATWDGKGVNFALYSENATGVDLCLFDSPEATTESVKIEIREVSHHVWHAYVPDLKPGQLYGYRVHGPYEPTVGLRFNPNKLLIDPYAKAISGTIQWHDALFGYNIGDPEEDLSFSELDSAPYIPKSVVADHIFDWEGVTAPEIPYHDTIIYELHVKGFTCLHPDIPEEIRGTYAGLAHPVSIAYLKKLGVNAVELMPVHHFISDRHLKERGLTNYWGYNSIGFFAPDVRYSSSGTYGEQVKEFKNMVKELHKAGIEVILDVVYNHTGEGNHMGPTLSFRGIDNMAYYRLMDGRYYMDYTGTGNTLNARLPSVLRLIMDSLRYWITEMHVDGFRFDLASTLARELHEVDRLSAFFDIIHQDPVISQVKLIAEPWDIGFDGYQVGKFPIGWAEWNGHYRDCMRDYWRGADSMLAEFAERFTGSSDLYKGEDRFPTASINFITAHDGFTLNDLVSYNDKRNNENGEDNRDGESHNRSWNCGEEGPTENQEVIDLRNKQKRNFLTTLFLSQGVPMLVAGDEWGRTQNGNNNAYCQDNEISWLNWDKTDKQMLSFTQKLIAFCKAHPTFRRKHWFRGMPIKGIGLEDIAWFLPNGEEMPDESWNHDFAKSLGIFLNGKGIRHMDPKGKPIYDDSFYIIFNAHYEPVEYTLPPVKYGNEWRKVIDTAVACVSDDGQVLKPGDSFSVESRSVVVFRHALEKQKI; the protein is encoded by the coding sequence ATGAAGAAGATTGCCAATAAAAAACTTGTAGATCAATCCAAAGAAAATGACCTGACCGTTTACCCGGGAGAGCCGTACCCGCTCGGTGCGACCTGGGATGGAAAAGGGGTGAATTTTGCGCTTTATTCTGAGAACGCCACAGGTGTGGATCTGTGCCTGTTTGATAGCCCCGAAGCGACCACCGAGAGCGTCAAGATCGAGATCAGGGAAGTATCGCACCACGTTTGGCATGCCTATGTGCCCGACCTGAAACCGGGACAGCTCTATGGATACCGCGTGCACGGACCTTACGAACCGACTGTGGGACTTCGATTTAACCCAAACAAGCTCCTCATTGATCCTTATGCAAAAGCGATTTCCGGCACGATACAATGGCACGACGCGCTGTTTGGATATAACATCGGCGACCCGGAAGAGGACCTCAGTTTCAGCGAGCTAGATAGTGCGCCTTACATTCCCAAATCGGTCGTCGCAGATCATATATTTGACTGGGAAGGCGTAACCGCGCCGGAGATCCCTTATCACGACACGATCATTTATGAGCTGCACGTGAAAGGCTTTACCTGCCTTCATCCCGACATTCCTGAAGAAATACGCGGCACCTACGCCGGGCTAGCGCATCCCGTGAGCATTGCTTACCTCAAAAAGCTGGGCGTAAATGCCGTGGAACTAATGCCGGTGCACCATTTCATTTCCGACAGGCACCTCAAAGAACGCGGGCTGACCAATTACTGGGGGTACAATTCCATCGGGTTTTTTGCGCCGGATGTGCGGTACAGCAGCTCGGGCACCTATGGCGAGCAGGTGAAGGAATTTAAAAATATGGTCAAAGAGCTCCATAAGGCGGGAATTGAGGTGATACTCGACGTGGTGTACAACCACACCGGCGAGGGCAACCATATGGGGCCGACGCTGTCGTTCCGCGGAATTGACAATATGGCCTATTACCGGTTAATGGACGGTCGCTATTATATGGATTATACCGGCACCGGCAACACGTTGAATGCCAGGCTGCCAAGCGTTCTGCGCCTGATCATGGACAGTCTGCGATACTGGATCACCGAAATGCACGTGGATGGCTTCCGGTTCGACCTCGCTTCTACACTCGCGCGCGAGCTGCACGAAGTGGATCGCCTGAGCGCATTTTTCGATATTATTCACCAGGACCCCGTGATTTCGCAGGTGAAGCTCATCGCCGAGCCATGGGACATCGGTTTTGACGGATATCAGGTGGGTAAATTCCCCATTGGCTGGGCGGAATGGAATGGCCATTACCGAGATTGTATGCGGGATTACTGGCGCGGCGCGGATAGTATGCTCGCCGAATTCGCCGAGCGATTTACCGGCAGTTCCGATTTGTACAAAGGCGAAGACCGGTTTCCAACCGCCAGCATTAATTTCATCACCGCACACGACGGTTTTACACTGAACGACCTGGTGTCGTATAATGATAAGCGTAACAATGAAAACGGCGAGGATAACCGCGACGGCGAGAGCCACAACCGCTCGTGGAATTGCGGAGAGGAGGGGCCGACGGAGAACCAGGAAGTGATAGACCTGCGCAACAAGCAGAAACGGAATTTCCTTACAACCCTCTTCCTGTCGCAGGGCGTGCCAATGCTCGTAGCGGGTGATGAATGGGGCAGGACGCAGAACGGGAATAATAACGCCTATTGCCAGGACAACGAGATCTCGTGGCTGAATTGGGATAAAACGGATAAGCAAATGCTTTCATTTACCCAAAAACTGATCGCGTTCTGTAAGGCGCATCCCACATTCCGCCGCAAACACTGGTTCCGCGGCATGCCGATCAAGGGGATCGGGCTGGAAGACATTGCCTGGTTTTTGCCCAACGGCGAGGAAATGCCCGACGAGAGCTGGAACCACGACTTCGCCAAATCGCTCGGAATTTTTCTGAATGGCAAGGGTATCAGGCACATGGACCCGAAAGGCAAGCCCATTTATGATGATAGTTTTTACATTATTTTCAATGCCCATTACGAGCCGGTGGAGTACACGCTCCCGCCCGTCAAGTACGGCAACGAATGGCGCAAGGTCATCGACACAGCCGTTGCCTGTGTGAGCGACGACGGTCAGGTCCTTAAACCGGGAGATAGTTTCTCGGTGGAAAGTCGCTCGGTAGTGGTATTCAGACATGCATTGGAGAAACAAAAGATATGA